One window from the genome of Yamadazyma tenuis chromosome 7, complete sequence encodes:
- the ORC4 gene encoding origin recognition complex subunit 4 (COG:L; BUSCO:EOG092630MJ; EggNog:ENOG503NYTH), protein MDSFDDGFAPIKTMSSDDAKGDKFISRLKRVQKDVKQKKTEKLRRLARDFMNNTILRDVSDEDEDGDQTQGNESVEVSASFGESSPAQMHSQAQNSSLPFQDPKLTQNPQLTSTQTQNTSKIQDPNPSKPSQTDVSTVKSAIRSQLTTRPRISMDVPQTELYALMENTVRDHEGNSTLVIGPRGSGKTVLISQCLAQLEANYHGEYLVIRLNSFIHADDDSALREIAAQFARGLRSQGVESGPIETRQLTTTFSNILRILDNPDADDTMSIIFVIDDLETFTSGNKQILLYNLFELTQSSRTPICIIGTSTKFTTRELLEKRVRSRFSQRLVVINKFSQFDQFCQNCLNNLRLDQDQISTLENPQYGRQWNSHIDALASTDSCLRRVLSLNFNTSRNIKMFNNSAMLPVSQISTTSPYPLDSQFMGLIHNQIKNPIEAMFNALSPLELLLVVAAARFIEKSSLVTVNFNIAYQEYADMMKQYNIDKSIVRSSSVTTHNIPTNLKVNVKVWDPTVLKNCWMSLYRHGLLIDYTPNTAEGGKFTATSNRSFVLEDSRMLQLDLTLAEIGQLLPDDNGFRALTRL, encoded by the coding sequence ATGGACTCGTTTGACGATGGGTTTGCTCCTATTAAAACCATGTCTTCGGATGATGCCAAGGGCGATAAGTTCATTCTGCGGTTGAAGAGGGTGCAGAAGGATgtgaagcagaagaagactGAGAAGCTACGGCGACTTGCGCGTGACTTTATGAACAATACCATTCTACGCGATGTGTCtgatgaagacgaggaTGGAGACCAGACGCAGGGAAACGAGCTGGTGGAAGTTCTGGCCCTGTTTGGGGAACTGTCTCCGGCACAAATGCATCTGCAAGCACAAAATCTGTCTTTACCATTCCAGGATCCAAAATTGACCCAAAATCCACAATTGACATCCACACAGACCCAAAATACATCCAAAATCCAGGATCCCAACCCGTCAAAACCCCTGCAAACTGACGTCTCTACCGTTAAATCCGCCATCCGTTCCCAGCTCACCACACGCCCTCGCATCTCCATGGACGTCCCCCAAACCGAACTCTACGCCCTCATGGAAAACACCGTCCGTGACCACGAAGGCAACTCCACCCTCGTCATTGGCCCGCGAGGAAGCGGCAAGACCGTTCTCATCTCCCAGTGCCTCGCCCAGTTGGAAGCAAATTACCACGGTGAATATCTCGTGATTCGCCTCAATTCCTTCATCCACGCCGACGACGACCTGGCGCTCCGCGAAATCGCCGCCCAGTTCGCACGAGGATTGCGGCTGCAGGGGGTGGAATCGGGCCCCATTGAAACCAGACAATtaaccaccaccttcagCAACATCCTCCGTATCCTCGATAACCCCGATGCCGACGACACCATGTCCATCATCTTTGTCATCGACGACCTCGAAACCTTCACCTCCGGCAACAAGCAGATTCTCTTGTACAACCTATTTGAACTCACCCAGTCTTCTCGCACTCCCATTTGCATCATTGGcacctccaccaaatttACAACCCGTGAATTGCTCGAGAAGCGGGTGCGGTCGCGGTTCTCTCAGCGGTTAGtggtcatcaacaagttcagCCAATTTGACCAGTTCTGCCAAAACTGCCTCAATAACCTTAGGTTGGACCAGGACCAAATTCTGACCCTCGAAAACCCTCAATATGGTCGACAGTGGAACTCACACATCGATGCTCTCGCCAGCACCGACTCGTGCTTACGAAGAGTGTTGAGcctcaacttcaacacctccagAAACATCAAAATGTTTAACAACTCGGCCATGTTGCCGGTGTCTCaaatctccaccacctcaCCATACCCATTGGACTCCCAGTTCATGGGCCTTATCCACAACCAGATCAAAAACCCCATCGAGGCCATGTTCAACGCCCTCTCGCCCCTCGAACTCctcttggtggtggcagccGCTCGATTTATTGAAAAGTCCAGTTTGGTCAccgtcaacttcaacatcgCATACCAAGAATATGCAGACATGATGAAACAGTATAATATCGATAAGCTGATTGTGCGGTCGTCGTCTGTCACCACCCACAATATCCCCACCAACCTCAAGGTCAACGTCAAAGTGTGGGATCCCACCGTGTTGAAAAACTGCTGGATGTCGCTCTACAGGCACGGGCTTCTCATCGACTATACCCCCAACACGGCAGAAGGAGGAAAATTCACCGCCACCTCCAACCGGTCGTTTGTGTTGGAAGACAGTCGAATGCTCCAGCTTGATCTTACTCTCGCCGAAATCGGGCAACTTTTGCCTGATGACAATGGTTTCCGGGCCTTGACACGGCTCTGA
- the SST2 gene encoding AMSH/STAMBP protein ubiquitin specific-protease (EggNog:ENOG503NUSG; COG:S; BUSCO:EOG092621F2) — translation MTSLHPNCNHFPGVQEAPKFLPDEESTHTKILYQTVNKHFSKTPSGKIFDDDLKEIFALMILKLDLQDHTSSYKLSLSKYYPYQFGVKKALATLENLDFNIDSPVNCISLSYKIDHELGLLCIHKFFDAKLLHSPGDRTRSRFNAKSTMQPTPKGVAIVKRFIEKSGIKFSRMPSLLASTLNSMTLFCFDRSFLNDKITYSTVLVTVLFAQLLGPVPSLWSPENKPDMFKINFDYNILNMDNLAPEKFSLMRDHLFASPLHHKYFANPESDSHVQYYISSNGVRVFKDKTFTTESKESYNIRYCVSGKAISQWLMDCTDILSVKISQEIGNLFIKLGYLVPIFDYPSAATSKVFRPSHDWYYRISDVGKTKSFWYRKQKPVSLLPSAVNSRECQSSFDDISKLTDVLNDSGLKYLFRIHLVNEYCAENINAYDRLKLFLKKVNLLSKLLNYIDLNFDKGSNIYKSQVLKLSNDCLATIYHIYFTYLSPKAPFVLNINYNLRKRISDVLVGNDKAFDNIYNFNNNAEFMCSSSLESPMTVVAHNPGIKDQSSGEKPSSSSFCSLQRSRSTQLSEREVRIPCLELNDDESVFSLRDLAPGRSRRTYLGNTPPTSARDEEFREIYKSLLSFAPIGNELVNSLYGLMEIDSFPKFLNSEIFQQFRSLFEVLPSTI, via the coding sequence ATGACTTCTTTGCACCCAAATTGCAACCATTTCCCAGGTGTTCAAGAAGCACCTAAGTTTTTACCCGATGAAGAGCTGACCCATACCAAAATCTTGTACCAGACCGTCAACAAACACTTCAGCAAGACCCCCTCGGGAAAGATCTTCGACgatgacttgaaggagattTTTGCTCTCatgatcttgaagttggatcTTCAGGATCACACTTCCTCCTACAAACTCTCCTTGTCGAAGTACTACCCGTACCAGTTCGGAGTGAAGAAGGCGTTGGCCACcttggagaacttggactttaATATCGACAGTCCGGTCAATTGCATCTCCTTGAGCTATAAAATCGATCATGAGCTAGGACTTTTGTGCATCCACAAGTTTTTCGATGCTAAACTCTTGCACTCTCCGGGAGACCGGACCAGATCGAGGTTTAACGCCAAATCGACAATGCAGCCGACTCCCAAAGGTGTAGCCATTGTCAAGAGGTTCATTGAGAAGTCGGGTATCAAGTTCAGTAGAATGCCTCTGCTTTTGGCATCCACCTTGAACTCGATGACATTGTTCTGCTTTGACAGGAGCTTTCTCAATGACAAGATCACCTACTCAACGGTGTTGGTGACGGTGTTGTTTGCTCAGCTTCTTGGACCAGTTCCTAGCTTATGGTCTCCAGAAAACAAACCTGACatgttcaaaatcaactttgacTACAATATCTTGAATATGGACAACTTGGCTCCCGAAAAGTTCAGCTTGATGCGAGACCATCTTTTTGCCAGTCCGCTCCACCATAAGTACTTTGCCAACCCTGAGTCTGATTCTCACGTCCAGTACTACATTTCTTCCAACGGGGTGCGGGTGTTCAAGGATAAGACTTTCACCACTGAGTCCAAAGAATCCTATAATATCCGTTACTGTGTTTCGGGGAAGGCTATATCCCAATGGTTGATGGACTGCACTGATATCTTACTGGTGAAAATTTCTCAGGAAATTGGCAAtttgttcatcaaacttGGGTACCTTGTTCCCATTTTTGACTATCCTTCTGCTGCTACTTCCAAGGTGTTCAGGCCTAGCCATGACTGGTACTACCGAATCAGCGATGTTGGCAAAACCAAACTGTTTTGGTACCGAAAGCAAAAGCCTGTTTCTTTACTCCCACTGGCTGTCAACTCTCGCGAGTGCCAGTCCTCTTTTGACGATATTTCAAAGCTCACAGATGTCTTGAACGATCTGGGGTTGAAGTATCTTTTCAGAATCCACTTGGTCAATGAGTACTGTGCGGAAAATATCAATGCATACGACcggttgaagttgtttttAAAAAAAGTCAACTTGTTGTCCAAGCTTTTAAACTACATTGACCTCAACTTCGACAAGGGTTCCAACATCTACAAGAGTCaggtcttgaagttgtccAATGACTGCCTCGCAACCATCTACCACATCTACTTTACGTATTTGTCCCCCAAAGCTCCGTTTGTGTTGAATATCAACTACAACTTGAGAAAGCGCATCTCAGACGTGTTGGTAGGCAACGATAAGGCTTTTGACAACATctacaacttcaacaacaatgcAGAGTTTATGTGTTCTTCTTCCCTTGAATCTCCCATGACAGTGGTGGCCCACAACCCCGGAATCAAGGACCAACTGTCTGGTGAGAAACCTCTGCTGTCAAGTTTCTGCTCCTTGCAGCGAAGTCGTTCTACGCAACTTTCAGAACGTGAGGTGCGTATTCCATGTCTAGAGCTCAACGATGATGAGTCGGTGTTCAGCTTGAGAGACCTTGCACCAGGTAGGTCGAGGAGAACATATCTTGGTAATACTCCTCCAACATCAGCACGAGACGAAGAGTTTCGAGAAATCTACAAATCGCTATTGTCTTTTGCACCCATTGGAAACGAACTTGTCAACTCATTGTACGGCCTCATGGAGATCGACTCGTTCcccaagtttttgaactcgGAGATATTCCAGCAGTTCCGATCGCTCTTCGAGGTTCTACCAAGTACTATTTGA
- the GCD11 gene encoding eukaryotic translation initiation factor 2 subunit gamma (EggNog:ENOG503NXAR; BUSCO:EOG09261TPN; COG:J): protein MSYDDIESATPDIVIGDSLPEEEYEIQYEHDVESDTEHIEEPEDEKKGKKSVSFAGIEEEFDEEQAKREFEEGGGLPEQPENPDFSELTPLSADIINRQATINIGTIGHVAHGKSTVVRAISGVQTVRFKDELERNITIKLGYANAKIYKCDNEDCPPPGCYRSFKSDKEIRPKCAVPGCPGTYKLVRHVSFVDCPGHDILMSTMLSGAAVMDAALLLVAGNESCPQPQTSEHLAAIEIMKLKHVIILQNKVDLMREESALEHQKSILRFIKGTIADGAPIVPISAQLKYNIDAVNQFIVNYIPVPKRDFLASPRLIVIRSFDVNKPGAEIDDLKGGVAGGSILNGVFKIGDEIEIRPGIVTKDDNSKIQCKPIFSNIVSLFAENNDLKFAVPGGLIGVGTKVDPTLCRADRLVGQVVGAKGDLPSIYTDIEINYFLLRRLLGVKTDGQKGAKVRKLEAGEVLMVNIGSTATGARVVAVKADMARLQLTSPACTEVNEKIALSRRIEKHWRLIGWASIKKGTALEPMA, encoded by the coding sequence ATGTCCTACGACGATATCGAGAGCGCGACCCCCGACATCGTGATCGGAGATAGTCTTCCCGAAGAAGAGTATGAAATCCAATACGAACATGATGTCGAAAGCGATACCGAACACATTGAAGAACCTGAAGACGAAAAGAAGGGCAAAAAATCGGTGTCTTTTGCCGGTATAGAAGAGGAATTCGACGAAGAACAGGCCAAGAGAGAGTTCGAAGAAGGTGGAGGTTTGCCCGAACAGCCAGAAAACCCTGATTTCTCCGAGTTAACTCCGTTGTCAGCAGATATTATCAACAGACAAGCCACCATCAACATTGGTACCATTGGCCATGTGGCTCATGGGAAGTCCACCGTGGTCAGAGCCATCTCCGGAGTTCAGACGGTCCGTTTCAAAGATGAGTTGGAAAGAAACATTACCATTAAATTGGGTTATGCCAATGCTAAGATCTATAAATGTGATAACGAAGACTGTCCTCCTCCTGGATGCTACAGATCATTTAAGAGTGATAAGGAAATAAGACCAAAGTGTGCGGTTCCTGGATGTCCCGGCACTTACAAGTTGGTCAGACATGTGTCGTTTGTTGACTGTCCTGGGCATGATATTTTAATGAGTACCATGTTATCGGGAGCAGCGGTGATGGATGCTGCTTTATTGTTGGTAGCCGGTAATGAGAGTTGTccacaaccacaaacgTCTGAGCATTTGGCTGCCATTGAaatcatgaagttgaaacaTGTGATTATTTTGCAGAACAAGGTGGATTTGATGAGAGAAGAAAGTGCTTTAGAGCACCAAAAGTCGATTTTGAGATTCATCAAGGGTACCATAGCCGATGGGGCCCCTATTGTTCCAATCTCCGCCCAATTAAAGTACAACATTGATGCCGTCAACCAATTCATAGTCAACTATATTCCAGTTCCAAAGAGAGACTTTTTGGCATCTCCAAGATTGATTGTTATCAGATCTTTTGATGTCAATAAGCCTGGGGCCGAAATCGATGACTTGAAAGGGGGTGTCGCCGGAGGTTCCATTTTGAATGGTGTGTTTAAGATTGGTGACGAAATCGAAATTAGACCCGGTATTGTAACCAAGGACGATAACAGCAAGATCCAGTGTAAACccatcttctccaatatAGTGTCATTGTTTGCTGAGAAcaatgatttgaagtttgCTGTTCCCGGAGGATTGATTGGTGTGGGTACCAAGGTTGATCCTACCTTGTGTAGAGCTGATAGATTGGTGGGTCAAGTGGTGGGTGCCAAAGGTGACTTACCATCTATTTACACCGACATAGAAATCAACTATTTCcttttgagaagattgtTGGGAGTTAAGACTGACGGTCAGAAGGGTGCAAAGGTCCGGAAATTGGAGGCTGGTGAGGTGTTGATGGTTAATATTGGCTCCACTGCCACCGGTGCCAGAGTGGTGGCAGTTAAGGCAGACATGGCTAGATTGCAATTGACGTCTCCAGCATGTACTGAGGTCAACGAAAAGATTGCTCTTTCTAGACGTATAGAAAAGCACTGGAGATTGATCGGATGGGCTAGTATTAAAAAGGGTACTGCCTTGGAACCAATGGCATAG